The following coding sequences lie in one Enterococcus sp. 9E7_DIV0242 genomic window:
- a CDS encoding AEC family transporter — protein MNILDIFKTTLTDMSIVSSITSTVFIIMLGFLCRKRGIFNEQVGKILSKVVLTVALPALAFKAFMQDINPDLLKQGINVLIWGLVIYILLIFISKPFFLSYKGDKQDTLRVLTIFGSTTFFGTPIVSAIYGSVGVMYSSIFNIGYRIFLYSYGYIKMSGLKMELKNIKTMFMNPIIIATFAGLLIWIFQGYLPQVTVALAEGGTTNVAFLRIDQTAVWLFKPMEYLAGLSSPLAWLSIGATLGEVSFKKAAADKTSWYYSLVKIVFVPAINIVCLALLTATNILPINFESLATIVIMMAAPTATVAAAYAISFDKDAVLASNASLLSTVVAVAMTPIWIIVLEVIKNIGMF, from the coding sequence ATGAACATTTTAGACATTTTTAAAACGACACTCACAGATATGAGCATTGTCAGCTCTATCACATCTACTGTATTTATTATCATGCTAGGCTTCTTATGTCGAAAAAGGGGCATCTTCAATGAGCAAGTCGGAAAAATTCTTTCAAAAGTTGTTCTGACTGTTGCTTTACCGGCGTTAGCTTTCAAAGCATTTATGCAAGATATCAATCCAGATTTACTGAAACAGGGAATCAATGTGTTGATTTGGGGCTTAGTGATTTACATCTTACTTATCTTTATCTCTAAACCATTTTTCCTTAGCTATAAAGGGGACAAACAAGATACCTTACGTGTTCTAACTATTTTTGGATCAACAACTTTCTTTGGAACACCAATTGTCAGTGCGATTTACGGTTCTGTCGGTGTCATGTACTCGTCGATTTTTAACATTGGCTACCGTATCTTTCTTTATTCTTACGGCTATATCAAAATGAGCGGCTTGAAAATGGAATTGAAAAATATCAAAACCATGTTTATGAATCCAATCATTATCGCAACATTCGCAGGCTTGTTGATCTGGATTTTCCAAGGCTATCTGCCTCAAGTAACTGTTGCGCTAGCTGAGGGTGGTACTACAAATGTTGCCTTTTTGAGAATCGATCAAACAGCCGTTTGGTTGTTCAAACCGATGGAGTATTTAGCTGGTCTTTCTTCTCCACTCGCTTGGTTGTCTATTGGAGCAACATTAGGAGAAGTAAGTTTCAAAAAAGCAGCAGCAGACAAAACTTCATGGTATTACAGTTTAGTGAAAATTGTTTTTGTTCCAGCAATCAATATCGTTTGTCTTGCCTTGCTTACAGCAACAAACATTCTACCGATCAACTTTGAATCATTGGCAACAATCGTCATCATGATGGCGGCCCCTACGGCAACAGTCGCTGCAGCTTACGCTATCAGCTTTGACAAGGATGCAGTACTAGCATCAAACGCTTCTTTGCTATCCACTGTGGTCGCAGTCGCAATGACACCTATTTGGATCATTGTACTTGAAGTTATTAAAAATATCGGCATGTTTTAA
- the rlmD gene encoding 23S rRNA (uracil(1939)-C(5))-methyltransferase RlmD produces the protein MKTYPVKKNETIEVEIIDLTHEGLGVGKVDGYPLFIENSLPGEKVRALVLKVGNKFGYGKVIERLNDSPDRVELTDESLLRTGIAPLQHMTYEAQLLFKQKQVENVLNKISKMPDVPVLPSVGMANPVGYRNKAQIPVRKVNRELETGFYRKNSHDLVPITDFYIQDPVIDQAIVTIRDIMRRFSVKPYDEAEHTGNLRQIIIRRGHYSHQMMVVLVTRTEKLFKHEQIVEVILKELPEVVSIIHNINPDKTNVILGKESKVLYGQNYIEDQLLGKTYRISAPSFYQVNTEQTEYLYQTAMDFAGLTKDDIVIDAYCGIGTIGLSLADRVKHVYGVEIVKDAIEDATINAFHNEIDNVTFKAGSAENLMKQWKDSGIDPTVLVVDPPRKGLTPSFIETAMEMAPERIVYISCNPATLARDLKLFGEQYEVKKIQPVDLFPQTAHVEAVALLQKR, from the coding sequence ATGAAAACATATCCTGTAAAGAAAAATGAAACAATTGAAGTTGAGATTATTGATTTGACACATGAAGGTTTAGGGGTAGGCAAAGTAGATGGTTATCCTCTATTTATAGAAAATAGTCTGCCAGGAGAAAAGGTGCGGGCGCTTGTTCTGAAAGTAGGGAATAAGTTTGGTTATGGAAAGGTTATCGAGCGATTGAATGATAGCCCGGATCGTGTGGAGCTGACGGACGAGAGCTTGCTTAGAACAGGCATCGCGCCGTTACAGCACATGACCTATGAAGCGCAGCTTTTGTTCAAGCAAAAGCAGGTAGAAAATGTTCTGAACAAGATCAGCAAAATGCCTGATGTGCCTGTTTTACCAAGTGTTGGAATGGCCAATCCTGTCGGCTATCGAAATAAAGCACAGATACCGGTTCGTAAGGTAAATCGTGAGCTTGAAACAGGATTTTATCGTAAAAATAGTCATGATTTGGTACCAATCACGGATTTCTATATTCAAGATCCAGTGATCGATCAGGCGATCGTGACGATTCGCGACATTATGAGACGCTTTAGTGTGAAGCCGTATGATGAGGCTGAGCATACAGGAAATCTACGTCAAATTATTATCCGCAGAGGTCATTACTCTCATCAAATGATGGTTGTTCTTGTGACTAGAACAGAGAAGCTTTTCAAGCATGAGCAAATCGTTGAAGTTATTTTGAAGGAATTGCCGGAGGTTGTTTCGATCATTCATAACATCAATCCGGATAAGACTAATGTTATTTTAGGCAAAGAATCCAAAGTGTTGTATGGTCAAAATTATATTGAAGATCAGTTGCTTGGAAAAACGTACCGAATTTCTGCGCCATCCTTCTACCAAGTAAATACAGAACAGACAGAGTATCTGTATCAAACTGCGATGGATTTTGCCGGGCTGACAAAGGACGATATTGTGATCGATGCGTATTGTGGTATCGGTACAATTGGTTTGTCTTTAGCGGATCGCGTGAAGCATGTCTACGGTGTTGAAATCGTTAAGGACGCAATCGAAGATGCAACAATCAATGCGTTTCATAATGAAATCGACAATGTGACCTTCAAAGCTGGTTCGGCTGAAAATCTGATGAAACAATGGAAAGATTCAGGTATCGATCCAACTGTTCTGGTTGTTGATCCGCCGAGAAAAGGCTTGACTCCGTCATTCATCGAAACAGCTATGGAAATGGCACCGGAACGTATCGTTTACATTTCTTGTAATCCGGCAACGTTGGCAAGAGATTTGAAATTGTTTGGTGAGCAGTATGAAGTGAAGAAAATCCAGCCAGTGGATCTTTTCCCGCAAACAGCTCACGTAGAAGCAGTTGCGTTGTTACAAAAACGTTAA
- a CDS encoding 2-hydroxyacid dehydrogenase translates to MFKIACYGVRPNEVAFFNQLNIYNYELTLIEGLLTHDNIDTAQGHDAVLLRGNCVADSQNIDKFKEYGIKYVFTRTVGFNHIDLEAAAKYEMRVTRVPSYSPNAIAELSLTLAMMLLRHTAYTTMRTSYKNFIVNEEMFSKEVRNCTVGIIGTGKIGLTEASLFKGLGAHVIGYDIYQPDAAKEVLTFKALDELLAESDIVSLHVPFIPGENDQMINAEFLAKMKPGAILINTARGELQDNEAILNALESNHLAGFGTDVFANEKDLFFKAFQPWQALPDGTVQRLIDLYPRVLVTPHIGSNTDEALSNMITTSFENFNDILTTGTSVNELELPKVSQAV, encoded by the coding sequence ATGTTTAAAATAGCCTGTTATGGCGTCAGACCAAACGAAGTAGCTTTTTTCAATCAGCTGAATATCTACAACTATGAACTAACATTGATCGAAGGACTACTAACACATGACAATATCGACACTGCACAAGGACACGATGCAGTATTACTAAGAGGGAACTGCGTAGCTGATAGTCAGAATATTGATAAATTCAAGGAATATGGCATCAAGTATGTATTTACCCGTACGGTTGGTTTTAATCACATTGATTTAGAAGCTGCTGCAAAATATGAGATGAGGGTAACACGCGTACCTTCTTATTCGCCTAACGCAATCGCTGAGCTGTCTTTGACTTTAGCAATGATGTTACTGCGCCATACTGCCTACACAACCATGCGTACCTCTTACAAAAATTTTATTGTGAATGAAGAAATGTTCAGTAAAGAAGTAAGAAATTGTACAGTTGGTATAATTGGCACGGGCAAAATCGGTTTGACCGAGGCAAGTCTCTTCAAAGGCTTAGGTGCACATGTTATTGGTTATGATATCTATCAACCCGATGCAGCAAAAGAAGTTCTAACGTTTAAAGCATTAGATGAACTGCTTGCTGAAAGTGACATCGTCAGCTTGCATGTGCCCTTCATTCCAGGAGAAAACGATCAGATGATCAATGCAGAATTTCTTGCAAAAATGAAGCCTGGTGCCATTCTCATCAATACAGCACGTGGCGAACTACAGGACAATGAAGCAATTTTGAATGCCCTTGAAAGCAATCACTTAGCTGGCTTCGGAACAGATGTCTTTGCAAACGAAAAGGATCTATTCTTCAAAGCCTTCCAGCCTTGGCAAGCACTTCCGGATGGAACAGTTCAACGGTTGATTGATTTGTATCCTAGAGTACTTGTGACTCCTCATATCGGGTCAAACACCGATGAAGCCTTAAGCAATATGATCACAACTAGCTTCGAAAACTTCAATGATATCCTGACAACAGGAACATCCGTTAACGAATTGGAACTGCCAAAAGTAAGTCAGGCAGTTTAA
- a CDS encoding ATP-binding protein, producing the protein MVSKMKEGFKKKSFNLQTTIIFVVCCSTLVSLIVSAILIRNFILSRNDETTNEKISSVAKIVSANEIVKEGLLNGDPNLTVQAFATDVMKAANLDFVVVMDTDRVRLSHAAPSYIGQKFSDEEDARKVLAGEEFFSRKVGVLGNGYRYFVPVFYEGKIIGGVCVGLTSQSMGVYVSDAQKKILLSLLLGLTVGIIGAIFLAQKMKTILLGLEPEEIAAQLSEKEIIENEVEEGLIAISPSKQIILLNRGAKELFATSSLEMDSQLGEVIDENLYEVLFKATLEEKTEIRNQYMYLNGIEVIASVSPIFSEEQFFGAVATLRDQSEMMKLLEELGGTEQYINSLRAQTHEFLNKLHVISGLIDLEKFDEVSTFVQQLNHHYTVEVGYITKLIKVPAIAGFLLGKINEAKEQQVEMIIADDSYVPEMLVDASVHALLQILGNLLDNAKEAVLKKGEGQVRIHLTFEEEGQLFILEVCDDGIGLSEEAHKQLFSVGFSTKGENRGFGLAIVKRIIEEYDGVIEFSNRKSGGTVVYLELPNKVRKKK; encoded by the coding sequence ATGGTTTCAAAAATGAAAGAAGGATTCAAGAAAAAGTCCTTCAATTTACAGACAACAATTATTTTTGTTGTCTGCTGTTCCACACTGGTGTCATTAATTGTTTCTGCCATTTTAATCAGAAACTTTATTTTAAGCAGAAATGATGAAACAACAAACGAAAAAATATCAAGTGTTGCAAAAATCGTTTCAGCCAACGAGATTGTTAAGGAAGGTCTGCTCAATGGAGACCCTAATTTGACTGTTCAAGCATTTGCGACAGATGTTATGAAGGCGGCAAATTTGGATTTTGTAGTGGTAATGGACACCGACCGAGTTCGCCTATCTCATGCAGCGCCCTCGTATATTGGACAAAAATTTTCAGATGAAGAGGACGCTCGAAAAGTGCTTGCCGGAGAAGAATTCTTTTCACGAAAGGTGGGCGTACTGGGGAATGGTTATCGGTATTTTGTTCCGGTTTTTTATGAAGGAAAAATCATTGGTGGTGTCTGTGTTGGATTAACTTCTCAAAGTATGGGCGTCTATGTTTCTGATGCACAGAAAAAAATTCTCTTGTCTCTTCTTCTCGGATTGACTGTAGGAATCATCGGCGCAATTTTCCTTGCTCAAAAGATGAAGACAATTCTACTTGGATTGGAACCGGAAGAGATCGCCGCACAGTTAAGTGAGAAGGAAATCATTGAGAATGAGGTCGAAGAAGGCTTGATTGCGATTTCTCCATCCAAACAGATCATTTTGTTAAACAGAGGGGCGAAGGAATTGTTTGCGACCTCCAGTTTGGAAATGGATTCTCAGTTGGGCGAAGTGATTGATGAGAACCTTTATGAAGTCCTATTTAAGGCGACATTAGAGGAAAAAACAGAGATACGTAATCAATACATGTATTTGAATGGTATTGAAGTGATTGCCAGTGTTTCACCGATTTTCAGCGAAGAACAATTTTTTGGCGCTGTTGCGACTTTAAGAGATCAATCAGAGATGATGAAGCTATTGGAAGAGCTAGGAGGAACGGAGCAATACATCAATTCATTGCGAGCGCAGACACATGAATTTTTGAATAAGCTGCATGTTATTTCAGGCTTGATTGATCTGGAGAAGTTTGACGAAGTCTCCACATTTGTACAACAGTTAAATCATCATTATACGGTGGAAGTCGGCTATATAACAAAGCTGATTAAAGTACCTGCAATTGCCGGATTCCTTTTGGGGAAAATCAACGAGGCAAAGGAGCAGCAAGTAGAAATGATTATTGCAGACGATTCGTATGTTCCGGAAATGCTTGTAGATGCATCTGTTCACGCGTTATTGCAGATTCTGGGAAATTTATTGGATAATGCAAAGGAAGCGGTATTGAAAAAGGGAGAAGGTCAAGTTCGAATTCATCTGACATTTGAAGAAGAGGGACAGCTCTTTATCTTGGAGGTCTGTGATGATGGGATCGGATTGTCGGAGGAAGCACATAAACAACTTTTCAGCGTTGGCTTCTCGACAAAGGGAGAAAATCGTGGTTTCGGATTAGCTATCGTGAAACGAATCATTGAAGAATACGATGGTGTGATTGAATTTTCCAACAGAAAATCTGGGGGAACGGTTGTTTATCTGGAGCTGCCTAATAAAGTGAGGAAGAAGAAGTGA
- a CDS encoding response regulator, whose translation MVAVLNQGFVEQLPEMVVVKNVRSADEGKKILEKESIDLILLDVFLPGETGIEFLNWLRMKKSNAAVILITAADDVKTVKEAIRYGAIDYLIKPFTFERFKLAIEKYQKLMFATDDGDRTNQYAIDRYMNYGEVSEGQSHSEDKELPKGLSKLTLKKVSKGIQELNEPFSTKDLAAKISLSRISTKKYLQFLVDCQALKETMIYLEIGRPLTKYEIARGFTGKLGKYL comes from the coding sequence ATGGTAGCCGTTTTGAATCAAGGGTTTGTTGAGCAATTACCGGAGATGGTCGTTGTAAAAAATGTTCGTTCCGCTGACGAAGGCAAGAAAATTCTAGAGAAAGAATCGATTGATTTGATTTTATTAGATGTTTTTCTTCCGGGGGAAACAGGGATTGAGTTCCTCAATTGGTTAAGGATGAAGAAAAGTAATGCCGCAGTTATTTTAATTACTGCAGCTGACGACGTCAAAACAGTCAAGGAAGCTATCCGATATGGTGCAATCGATTATTTGATCAAGCCGTTCACGTTTGAACGTTTCAAACTAGCTATTGAAAAGTATCAAAAGCTAATGTTTGCTACAGATGATGGGGATCGGACCAACCAATATGCGATTGATCGTTACATGAATTATGGCGAGGTATCGGAAGGGCAAAGTCATTCAGAAGACAAAGAACTGCCTAAAGGTCTATCAAAGCTGACGTTAAAAAAGGTCAGCAAAGGGATTCAGGAGTTGAATGAGCCCTTTTCAACAAAGGATTTAGCAGCGAAAATTAGTCTTTCAAGAATTTCCACAAAAAAATACTTGCAGTTTTTGGTTGATTGTCAGGCACTGAAGGAAACCATGATTTACTTGGAAATCGGACGTCCGTTGACAAAATATGAAATTGCTAGAGGATTTACTGGAAAATTGGGGAAATACCTCTAA
- the gatA gene encoding Asp-tRNA(Asn)/Glu-tRNA(Gln) amidotransferase subunit GatA, translating to MEKLYDKSLTELHDLLVSKEITAVDLTTATLDRIKETEKDVDAFITINDEKALDLAKAIDIKGITESNPLAGIPIGIKDNIVTKDILTTAASKILSNFNPIYDATVMDKVYQSDLIPVGKLNMDEFAMGGSTENSYFKKTKNAWDHTKVPGGSSGGSAAAVAAGQIPVSLGSDTGGSIRQPASFNGIVGMKPTYGRISRYGLIAFSSSLDQIGPLTRNVKDNALALNAISGFDPKDGTSSGESVPDFTEGLTGDIKGMKIALPKEYLGEGVAPDVREAILKAVDTFKNLGATIEEVSLPHSKYGVAVYYIIASSEASSNLQRFDGIRYGYRSEDVQNLEDVYVNSRTEGFGLEVKRRIMLGTFSLSAGYYDAHFKKAGQVRTLIRRDFEKVFADYDLIIGPSAPTVAYGIGENINDPITMYMNDILTIPVNLAGLPGMSIPAGFSEGLPVGLQIIGKPFAEQTMYKAAYAFEQATDFHTKKPVILGGND from the coding sequence ATGGAAAAACTATATGATAAATCACTGACTGAGCTGCACGATTTGCTTGTATCAAAGGAAATCACAGCGGTTGATTTGACAACAGCAACGCTTGATCGCATCAAAGAGACTGAAAAAGATGTGGATGCATTTATTACTATCAATGATGAAAAAGCCTTAGACTTGGCTAAAGCGATTGACATAAAAGGAATTACTGAATCAAATCCTTTAGCAGGTATTCCGATCGGAATCAAAGACAACATTGTTACAAAAGATATTCTGACAACTGCCGCGTCTAAAATTTTGAGTAACTTCAATCCAATTTATGATGCTACGGTTATGGATAAGGTCTATCAATCAGACTTGATTCCTGTGGGTAAGCTGAACATGGATGAGTTTGCGATGGGCGGAAGTACAGAGAACTCTTACTTCAAAAAGACGAAAAACGCTTGGGATCATACGAAAGTGCCGGGAGGTTCTTCAGGAGGTTCAGCAGCAGCAGTAGCGGCTGGGCAAATTCCGGTTTCATTAGGAAGTGACACGGGCGGTAGTATTCGTCAGCCTGCTTCTTTCAATGGAATCGTGGGAATGAAGCCTACTTATGGTCGTATTTCTCGCTATGGCTTGATTGCTTTTTCTTCAAGTCTGGATCAAATTGGACCATTGACAAGAAACGTAAAAGACAATGCATTGGCATTGAATGCTATTAGTGGTTTTGATCCAAAAGATGGCACATCTTCCGGTGAATCTGTTCCTGATTTCACGGAAGGGCTGACAGGAGATATCAAAGGCATGAAGATTGCCTTGCCGAAAGAGTATTTAGGCGAAGGAGTTGCTCCAGACGTGCGTGAAGCGATCCTGAAAGCTGTCGATACCTTCAAAAATCTGGGAGCAACGATTGAAGAAGTTAGTCTACCGCATTCTAAATATGGGGTTGCTGTCTACTACATCATCGCTTCATCGGAGGCTAGCTCTAATCTGCAACGTTTTGACGGTATTCGTTATGGCTACCGTTCAGAAGATGTTCAAAACTTGGAAGATGTTTATGTAAATTCACGTACAGAAGGCTTTGGACTGGAAGTAAAACGTCGAATCATGTTGGGAACCTTCTCGCTGAGTGCCGGTTATTATGATGCCCACTTCAAAAAAGCAGGACAGGTTCGTACGTTGATCAGACGTGACTTTGAAAAAGTCTTCGCTGATTATGATTTGATCATTGGCCCATCTGCACCAACTGTTGCCTATGGTATTGGTGAAAACATCAATGACCCGATCACGATGTATATGAATGATATTCTGACGATTCCTGTGAACTTGGCAGGCTTGCCGGGGATGTCTATTCCAGCAGGATTCTCAGAAGGTCTTCCGGTAGGATTACAAATCATCGGGAAACCATTCGCTGAACAAACAATGTACAAAGCAGCCTATGCTTTTGAACAGGCAACTGATTTCCATACAAAAAAACCAGTGATTTTAGGGGGAAATGATTAA
- the gatC gene encoding Asp-tRNA(Asn)/Glu-tRNA(Gln) amidotransferase subunit GatC, translated as MAISEEQVKHVAKLAKLSFSSEELTGFTDQLGKIIDMVELLEEVDTEGVPFTSNVVETINVMREDQAEPGMNRDELMKNVPESQDGYIKVPAIIDNGEAGA; from the coding sequence ATGGCAATCAGTGAAGAACAAGTAAAACACGTAGCAAAATTGGCAAAGCTGTCATTTTCTTCTGAGGAGCTGACAGGATTTACAGATCAGCTTGGCAAAATCATCGATATGGTCGAGCTTCTTGAAGAAGTGGATACAGAAGGTGTACCGTTTACATCGAACGTCGTTGAGACAATCAATGTGATGAGAGAAGATCAGGCAGAACCGGGCATGAACAGAGATGAGTTAATGAAAAACGTACCTGAGTCACAGGATGGCTACATTAAAGTACCGGCAATCATTGACAATGGGGAGGCTGGTGCATAA
- a CDS encoding diacylglycerol kinase: MKKARVIYNPKSGKELVKKNLADILNVLEESGYEASAFATTPEQDSAKDEARRAALAGFDLIVAAGGDGTINEVVNGIGPLEERPLMAVIPAGTTNDYARALKIPRNNILEAAKVIKKNQTVKMDIGMAAENYFINIAAGGHLTELTYEVPSELKSIFGYLAYLVKGAEMLPRVKPIKVRMTYDDGVYEGNASMFFLGLTNSVGGFEQIAPDAKLDDGKFSLIIVKTANVLEIVHLVALMMNGGKHVEDNRVIYTKTNYLHVETLDENHRMLINLDGEYGGEAPMVFKNLHQHIEMFANMDDIPSEAVIGEQPEIEEDEASYKEITKGFVKEVEKLTDQDIDGDGKIAGETPKEK, from the coding sequence ATGAAGAAAGCAAGAGTGATTTATAACCCAAAATCTGGAAAAGAATTGGTAAAAAAGAATTTAGCTGATATTCTCAACGTATTAGAGGAATCTGGATATGAGGCGAGTGCTTTTGCGACGACACCTGAACAAGATTCCGCAAAGGATGAAGCAAGAAGAGCAGCATTAGCTGGCTTTGATTTGATTGTTGCTGCCGGAGGAGATGGCACAATCAACGAAGTCGTCAACGGAATTGGACCATTAGAGGAACGTCCACTGATGGCCGTGATTCCAGCTGGGACAACGAATGATTATGCTCGCGCGCTGAAAATTCCGCGAAATAATATTTTGGAAGCAGCTAAGGTCATTAAAAAGAATCAAACAGTCAAAATGGACATTGGGATGGCCGCCGAAAACTATTTTATCAATATAGCTGCTGGGGGACATCTAACGGAGCTTACCTATGAAGTCCCTTCAGAGCTGAAGAGTATTTTTGGTTATCTGGCCTATCTAGTCAAAGGAGCAGAAATGCTTCCAAGAGTGAAGCCGATCAAAGTGAGAATGACCTATGATGATGGTGTTTATGAGGGGAATGCCTCCATGTTTTTCCTAGGCCTGACGAATTCTGTCGGTGGTTTTGAGCAGATTGCACCAGATGCCAAGTTAGATGATGGCAAGTTTTCATTGATTATTGTTAAGACGGCGAATGTTCTTGAGATCGTTCATTTGGTTGCTTTGATGATGAATGGCGGGAAGCATGTGGAAGATAATCGTGTGATTTATACAAAAACGAATTATTTACATGTAGAAACTTTGGATGAAAATCATCGGATGCTGATCAATCTTGATGGCGAGTATGGTGGCGAAGCGCCAATGGTTTTCAAAAATTTACACCAGCATATCGAAATGTTTGCCAATATGGATGATATCCCTTCAGAAGCGGTGATTGGTGAGCAGCCGGAGATTGAAGAGGATGAAGCGTCTTATAAAGAGATCACGAAGGGTTTCGTCAAAGAGGTAGAGAAGCTAACAGACCAAGATATCGACGGGGACGGTAAAATTGCCGGAGAAACACCTAAAGAAAAGTAA
- a CDS encoding hydrolase gives MDKAQKYIPELSSELRQSIIKMPKVIREASGISIYGKRIKSIIYTMDVAVIANNDADAILAVYPWTPNTRILSAVSQVSQAPIFAGIGGGLTSGNRSARLGTFAEEQGAYGVVLNGPADIHTIEVVNESVDIPIIYTVVNDKRDIGKLIEAGVDIFNVAGGKDTVKLVSWIREQFPEFPIIASGGKTVAEIKETIDAGANAITYTTYGKTETYFQEKMEEYREQMIEDEH, from the coding sequence ATGGATAAAGCCCAAAAATATATACCTGAGCTGTCCTCAGAACTAAGACAGAGTATTATCAAGATGCCTAAAGTGATTCGTGAAGCAAGTGGTATCAGTATCTATGGGAAGCGGATCAAAAGTATTATTTATACAATGGATGTTGCAGTGATAGCCAACAATGATGCGGATGCTATCTTGGCTGTTTATCCATGGACGCCGAATACTCGGATTTTATCTGCTGTCTCACAGGTTTCACAGGCGCCTATCTTCGCTGGAATCGGCGGTGGACTGACCTCAGGAAATCGATCTGCTCGGTTGGGGACTTTTGCAGAAGAGCAAGGGGCTTATGGTGTCGTGCTAAATGGACCGGCAGACATACATACGATTGAAGTCGTCAATGAGTCGGTGGATATCCCTATCATTTATACTGTTGTAAATGACAAGCGAGATATAGGAAAGCTGATTGAAGCTGGCGTTGATATCTTTAATGTAGCGGGCGGAAAGGATACAGTTAAGCTAGTAAGTTGGATTAGAGAACAGTTTCCAGAGTTTCCGATCATTGCATCAGGAGGGAAGACAGTCGCAGAGATTAAAGAAACAATCGATGCAGGAGCCAATGCCATTACTTACACAACCTATGGAAAAACAGAAACATACTTCCAAGAAAAAATGGAAGAATATCGTGAACAGATGATTGAAGATGAGCACTAA
- the gatB gene encoding Asp-tRNA(Asn)/Glu-tRNA(Gln) amidotransferase subunit GatB: protein MNFETVIGLEVHVELKTNSKIFSPAPAHFGAEPNSNTQVIDWGYPGVLPVMNKTALEFGMKAALALNCQISKDTHFDRKNYFYPDNPKAYQISQFDQPIGHDGWIEIEVEGEKKTIRIERVHLEEDAGKNIHGTDGYSYVDLNRQGTPLIEIVSEADMRSPEEAYAYLEALRSIILFTEVSDVKMEEGSMRCDANISLRPYGQEEFGTKAELKNLNSMSFVKKGLAFEEKRQAKVLLSGGEIQQETRRFDETTNKTLLMRVKEGSSDYRYFPEPDIPRFAIDDAWIEKVRESLPELPASRRQRYTKELGLPDYDAMVLTLTKEMSDFFEETLAAGADAKQASNWLMGEVSAYMNSEKLELNDTKLTPENLAGMIQLIADGTISSKIAKTVFKELIENGGNAKEVVEAKGLVQLSDPSQLLPIINEVLDNNQQSIDDFKNGKDRAVGFLVGQIMKATKGKANPGVVNKLLQEELAKR from the coding sequence ATGAATTTTGAAACTGTCATCGGTCTGGAAGTCCATGTAGAATTAAAAACAAACTCTAAAATCTTTTCACCGGCGCCCGCTCATTTTGGAGCAGAGCCAAACAGTAACACACAAGTGATTGATTGGGGTTACCCTGGGGTACTTCCTGTTATGAATAAAACTGCTTTGGAATTCGGTATGAAAGCAGCATTGGCATTAAACTGTCAAATTTCCAAGGATACACATTTTGACCGTAAAAACTATTTCTATCCGGATAATCCGAAAGCTTACCAAATTTCTCAATTTGATCAGCCAATCGGTCACGATGGTTGGATTGAAATCGAAGTTGAGGGCGAAAAGAAAACGATCCGTATTGAACGTGTTCATCTAGAAGAAGATGCCGGAAAAAATATTCATGGTACCGACGGCTATTCCTATGTTGATTTGAACCGTCAAGGAACGCCTTTGATCGAAATCGTTTCTGAAGCAGATATGCGTTCGCCGGAAGAAGCCTATGCATACTTGGAAGCATTGCGTTCAATTATTCTATTTACAGAAGTTTCCGATGTGAAAATGGAAGAAGGCTCCATGCGTTGTGACGCCAATATTTCTTTGCGTCCATATGGGCAGGAAGAATTTGGAACAAAAGCTGAGCTGAAAAATCTGAACTCTATGAGCTTTGTTAAAAAAGGGTTGGCGTTTGAAGAGAAACGTCAAGCAAAAGTATTGTTATCCGGTGGAGAAATCCAACAGGAGACACGCCGTTTTGATGAAACGACGAATAAAACATTATTGATGCGTGTGAAGGAAGGGTCAAGTGATTACCGTTACTTCCCGGAACCAGATATTCCTCGTTTTGCAATCGATGATGCTTGGATCGAAAAGGTACGCGAGAGTTTACCTGAGCTACCAGCTTCGCGTCGTCAACGCTATACAAAAGAATTGGGCTTGCCTGATTATGATGCAATGGTTCTTACTCTAACAAAAGAAATGTCTGATTTCTTTGAGGAAACATTGGCTGCCGGTGCAGATGCTAAGCAAGCATCAAACTGGTTGATGGGTGAAGTTTCTGCTTATATGAACAGTGAAAAGCTGGAATTGAACGATACAAAATTAACACCTGAAAATCTTGCGGGAATGATTCAATTGATTGCAGACGGCACGATCAGTTCAAAAATTGCAAAAACTGTCTTCAAGGAATTGATTGAAAATGGCGGCAATGCGAAAGAAGTTGTTGAAGCAAAAGGGTTGGTTCAATTATCTGATCCTTCTCAATTATTACCAATCATTAATGAGGTGTTGGATAACAACCAACAATCGATCGATGATTTTAAAAACGGGAAAGATAGAGCTGTTGGCTTCTTGGTTGGTCAAATCATGAAAGCAACAAAAGGAAAAGCCAATCCTGGTGTTGTGAATAAATTGTTGCAGGAAGAGCTAGCAAAACGATAG